CCCGAGCCGCATCGACCAATGTGACCTCTGTGTTGATAATCGGAAGTACCCACCTGAGCCGTTCTTCTTTGATTGTTTTTGACATAGATATAGCCATTTCTCCATTGTGGAGAAAACCGCCATATGTGTCTGCACATTACCTGCGTGTATTGACTGTGGATAACTATATGTGCTATACTTATCTTACAAGTGGCTTCGGCCTCGCCTCGCAAGAGGCAAACTACAAAGGAAGAGCCGTCAGAGCGTGTCTTTGACGGCTTTTCGTATACGCTCAAAGATATCCTTGTTGAGATAGCCGATCTTGCGTACCAGCCGTTTTGCATCAATCACCCGTATCTGTGAAAGTAGCGCGTGCGCTTCTTTATCTCCCACCACGCCAACTGCAGGACGCATTAGATGATGCCGAGTTGAAGCCGTAAGCGGTATTACGAGACATGTTTGTTTGCTAATAACCGGTTACAATAAGTACGGGGCGATAGTATTCTTCGCCCGAACCATCCTGTTCAGATCCGATATTTGCCCCAAGAGAGCACCACCACATTTCGCGTTTATGAAAAAACGGCGCATCACTGCGATTATGCAATTTCTTTTTCTTCTCGTTCCACTGATTAAAATCTTTATCCATAATTCACCCGCCTATTATAAATGCGATTCTTTACCGATTTCCTTTTGCTCGATTGTGGGTTTTACACAACATCTGGCAATTCTTGGCTGAGGTCGCGCCACCCTTAGTCCACGCTGATACATGATCTGCTTCCATTTCGCCAAAACTCCAAATCTTGCTTTTGTTAGCGTCATGTCCGATGACACAATGAGAACAGTTTGATTTCTCTTTAGTTTCTGCCTCACTTGTTTGTTTCGCGTAAACAGATCTCTTGGTCGCTTCATCAAAAATTCGGACATCTAGTAATTTCGTATCAACTGAGCCACCGAGAATATATTCAAAAATGCCTTTGCGATTCTTGATGTACGGATCGCCATAGAGCTTACGCACCTCGGCTGATACTTTGGCTGGGTTATATACCTTTTTGTAATACTCCTCGTACAGTCGCCCCC
The sequence above is a segment of the bacterium genome. Coding sequences within it:
- a CDS encoding type II toxin-antitoxin system PemK/MazF family toxin; translated protein: MSKQTCLVIPLTASTRHHLMRPAVGVVGDKEAHALLSQIRVIDAKRLVRKIGYLNKDIFERIRKAVKDTL